The following proteins come from a genomic window of Acinetobacter baumannii:
- a CDS encoding ribonucleoside-diphosphate reductase subunit alpha, which produces MSVITSTPGQIQVIKRTGDVAAFDAEKISVAIGKAFLAVEGQQSADSSRIHDRITQLTEMVLNTFTRRLPSGGTIHIEEIQDQVELALMRTGEHKVARAYVIYRDQRASARKDTNSNHHPTLQVTDANGQLQPLDLSALQATVNRAAEGLEGIDVQAIIDETVKNLYNGVKESDIATTMMMATRTRIEQEPNYTYVTARLLRDELVSTGLAFLGLPADTAENNALEAFLKKGVELDLLSPDLLKFDLEKLAAAIQPERSNQFTYLGLQTLFDRYFIHSNGVRFELPQLFFMRVSMGLALNEQDKEERAIEFYNLLSSFDYMASTPTLFNSGTLRPQLSSCYLTTIGDDLYDIYGAMRDNAMLSKWAGGLGNDWTPVRALNSYIKGTNGKSQGVVPFLKVANDTAVAVNQGGKRKGAVCAYLETWHLDIEEFLELRKNTGDDRRRTHDMNTANWVPDLFMQRVFEDGEWTLFTPSETPDLHDLTGAEFAERYAYYESVAKEQNMLHKKVRAKDLWRKMLSMLFETGHPWITFKDVCNLRSPQQHVGVVHSSNLCTEITLNTNQDEIAVCNLGSINLVQHVKGGVLDREKLARTVKTAVRMLDNVIDINYYAVPQAKNSNLKHRPVGMGIMGFQDALYEMGMAYGSDEAVNFADESMEVISYYAIQTSSDLAVERGAYSTFKGSLWDQGILPIDSLEIVAKSRPERMFEVDRTQRLDWDSLRAKVQKDGMRNSNVMAIAPTATISNICGVSQSIEPTFQNLYVKSNLSGEFTVINPYLVRALKERGLWDTVMVNDLKHFEGSVQKIARIPEELKAIFATAFEVEPRWIVDAASRRQKWIDQAQSLNLYISGANGKKLDITYKMAWLRGLKTTYYLRALGATSAEKSTINTGALNAVKPATVEAAAPAAAPVVEAKKPEAVEEDGFTQAAPVPMACSIDNPDCEACQ; this is translated from the coding sequence ATGAGCGTAATTACTTCGACTCCCGGTCAAATTCAGGTGATTAAACGCACCGGAGATGTTGCTGCATTTGATGCAGAGAAAATTTCTGTTGCGATTGGTAAAGCTTTTCTTGCTGTGGAAGGTCAACAAAGTGCGGATTCGAGCCGTATTCACGACCGTATTACCCAACTGACGGAAATGGTACTGAACACTTTCACTCGCCGTTTACCTTCTGGCGGTACCATTCATATTGAAGAGATTCAAGATCAAGTTGAACTTGCACTGATGCGTACTGGGGAGCACAAAGTCGCTCGTGCTTACGTTATCTATCGCGATCAACGCGCAAGTGCCCGTAAAGACACAAATTCTAATCATCACCCTACCTTGCAAGTTACCGATGCAAACGGTCAGCTTCAACCACTTGATTTAAGTGCACTGCAAGCAACTGTAAATCGAGCTGCTGAAGGCTTAGAAGGTATTGATGTTCAAGCAATTATCGATGAAACCGTTAAAAACTTATATAACGGCGTAAAAGAAAGCGATATTGCTACCACCATGATGATGGCAACACGTACACGTATTGAACAAGAACCTAACTATACATACGTAACTGCACGTTTGCTTCGTGATGAGTTGGTAAGCACTGGCTTAGCATTCTTAGGTTTACCGGCCGATACAGCTGAAAACAATGCACTTGAAGCATTCTTGAAAAAAGGTGTAGAGCTTGATTTGCTTTCACCGGACTTGCTTAAGTTCGATCTAGAAAAACTAGCAGCAGCGATTCAACCGGAACGTTCTAACCAGTTTACCTATTTAGGTTTACAGACTCTATTTGACCGTTACTTCATCCATTCAAATGGCGTTCGCTTTGAATTACCACAATTATTCTTCATGCGTGTGTCAATGGGTCTTGCACTTAATGAGCAAGACAAAGAAGAGCGTGCAATCGAGTTCTATAACTTGTTGTCTAGCTTTGACTACATGGCCTCTACGCCTACCCTGTTTAACTCAGGTACATTACGTCCACAGCTTTCAAGCTGTTACTTAACAACGATTGGCGATGACCTTTATGACATTTATGGTGCAATGCGTGACAACGCGATGCTCTCTAAATGGGCAGGTGGTTTAGGTAACGACTGGACACCTGTACGTGCCTTGAACTCTTATATTAAAGGTACAAACGGTAAATCTCAGGGTGTTGTTCCGTTCCTTAAAGTTGCGAACGATACAGCCGTTGCGGTAAACCAAGGTGGTAAGCGTAAAGGTGCGGTATGTGCGTACTTAGAAACTTGGCACTTAGACATCGAAGAATTTTTAGAACTTCGTAAAAACACGGGTGATGACCGTCGTCGTACTCACGACATGAACACTGCAAACTGGGTTCCTGACCTATTTATGCAACGTGTGTTTGAAGATGGCGAATGGACGCTATTCACTCCGTCTGAAACTCCAGACCTACACGATTTAACTGGTGCTGAGTTTGCTGAACGCTATGCATACTATGAGTCTGTTGCGAAAGAACAGAACATGTTGCACAAGAAAGTACGTGCGAAAGACTTATGGCGCAAAATGCTTTCTATGTTGTTCGAAACTGGTCACCCTTGGATCACGTTTAAAGATGTTTGTAACTTACGTTCCCCACAACAACACGTTGGCGTAGTTCACTCATCTAACCTATGTACTGAAATTACGTTAAACACCAACCAAGACGAAATTGCAGTATGTAACTTAGGTTCGATCAACCTTGTTCAACACGTTAAAGGCGGCGTATTAGACCGTGAGAAGTTAGCGCGCACTGTTAAAACAGCAGTTCGTATGCTCGATAACGTTATCGACATTAACTACTACGCTGTACCACAAGCGAAGAACTCTAACTTGAAACACCGCCCTGTTGGTATGGGTATCATGGGCTTCCAAGATGCGCTTTACGAAATGGGTATGGCTTACGGTTCTGATGAAGCTGTGAACTTTGCTGACGAGTCAATGGAAGTGATTAGCTACTATGCAATCCAAACTTCAAGTGACTTGGCTGTTGAACGTGGTGCTTACTCAACATTTAAGGGTTCATTGTGGGATCAAGGTATCCTTCCAATCGACTCTTTAGAAATTGTTGCGAAATCTCGTCCAGAACGTATGTTTGAAGTTGACCGTACTCAACGTTTAGATTGGGACAGTTTACGTGCCAAAGTTCAAAAAGACGGTATGCGTAACTCAAACGTAATGGCGATTGCTCCAACTGCAACCATTTCGAACATTTGTGGTGTTTCTCAGTCTATTGAGCCAACATTCCAAAACTTATATGTGAAATCTAACTTGTCTGGTGAGTTCACTGTAATTAACCCTTACCTTGTTCGCGCATTAAAAGAACGTGGTCTTTGGGACACAGTGATGGTTAATGACCTCAAACACTTTGAAGGTTCAGTACAAAAAATTGCTCGTATTCCTGAAGAATTAAAAGCAATCTTTGCAACTGCGTTTGAAGTTGAGCCACGCTGGATTGTTGATGCTGCATCACGCCGCCAAAAATGGATTGATCAAGCACAATCTCTTAACCTTTACATCTCTGGTGCAAACGGTAAGAAACTTGACATCACTTATAAGATGGCATGGTTACGTGGTCTTAAGACGACTTATTACCTCCGTGCGTTAGGCGCAACATCTGCTGAAAAATCTACAATTAACACAGGTGCGTTAAACGCGGTTAAACCTGCAACTGTAGAAGCAGCAGCACCTGCGGCAGCTCCAGTCGTAGAAGCGAAGAAGCCTGAAGCAGTTGAAGAAGACGGCTTCACTCAAGCAGCTCCGGTTCCTATGGCTTGTTCAATCGACAACCCAGATTGTGAAGCTTGCCAATAA